In Nocardia yunnanensis, one DNA window encodes the following:
- a CDS encoding extracellular solute-binding protein has product MKRPLRSAFSVVALTTGLVMTMSACGFGSSKSDDSDPNTLSFLAPTYSDGTKGEWDAIIADFQKANPDIKVKLSMESWDSINDVVRTKLQSKGTTPDILNIDAYSTFATDGQLYPASDIVDASVISDIQPGFVKNASINGTQWALPLFASTRTLFYNTDLFTKAGIAAPPKTWTELTDDAKKIQALGGGVSGYGLPLGSEEAQGETSIWTFGAGGEWSDGDKVTVDTPANLEGVRAMKAIADAGVTEQNPGATNRLDVINAFIQGKIGMIEGLPPTISQIATKNPALKYATAPSPTKTGDPVTLGVADHLMAFKKDGNKAAAIKKFLSYFYSAAVYSKFVSGEHFIAVTNTGAAALTDDPVTKAFAATLPVAKFYPSNNPKWGAAQGAIRQQMGTIAQGSDPASVLQKIQQAAS; this is encoded by the coding sequence GTGAAACGTCCACTGCGCAGCGCATTTTCCGTGGTCGCGCTGACCACCGGCCTGGTTATGACGATGTCCGCGTGCGGTTTCGGCTCGAGCAAGTCGGACGACTCGGACCCCAATACGCTCTCCTTCCTGGCGCCCACCTACAGCGATGGCACCAAGGGGGAGTGGGATGCGATCATCGCCGACTTCCAGAAGGCGAACCCGGACATCAAGGTCAAACTCTCGATGGAGTCCTGGGATTCGATCAATGACGTGGTCCGCACCAAACTGCAGTCCAAGGGGACCACGCCCGACATCCTCAATATCGACGCCTACTCCACCTTCGCCACCGACGGCCAGCTCTACCCGGCCTCCGACATCGTCGACGCCTCGGTGATCAGCGATATCCAGCCGGGCTTCGTCAAGAACGCCTCGATCAACGGAACCCAGTGGGCGCTGCCGCTTTTCGCCTCCACCCGCACGCTGTTCTACAACACCGACCTGTTCACCAAGGCCGGCATCGCCGCGCCGCCCAAGACCTGGACCGAGCTCACCGACGACGCCAAGAAGATCCAGGCGCTCGGCGGCGGCGTGTCCGGCTACGGGCTGCCGCTGGGCAGTGAGGAGGCGCAGGGCGAGACCTCCATCTGGACCTTCGGTGCGGGCGGGGAATGGTCCGACGGCGACAAGGTCACCGTCGACACCCCGGCCAATCTCGAGGGCGTGCGCGCCATGAAGGCCATCGCCGATGCCGGTGTGACCGAACAGAATCCGGGCGCGACCAACCGGCTCGACGTCATCAACGCCTTCATCCAGGGCAAGATCGGCATGATCGAGGGGCTGCCGCCCACCATCTCCCAGATCGCGACCAAGAATCCGGCGCTGAAGTACGCCACCGCGCCCTCGCCGACCAAGACCGGTGATCCGGTCACCCTGGGCGTGGCCGATCACCTGATGGCGTTCAAGAAGGACGGCAACAAGGCCGCCGCGATCAAGAAGTTCCTCAGCTACTTCTATTCGGCCGCCGTCTATTCCAAGTTCGTGAGCGGCGAGCACTTCATCGCCGTCACCAACACCGGCGCCGCCGCGCTCACCGACGATCCGGTGACCAAGGCGTTCGCGGCGACCCTGCCGGTCGCCAAGTTCTACCCGAGCAACAATCCGAAATGGGGTGCCGCACAGGGCGCCATCCGCCAGCAGATGGGCACGATCGCGCAGGGCAGCGATCCGGCGTCGGTGCTGCAGAAGATTCAGCAGGCGGCGAGTTGA